The following proteins come from a genomic window of Nicotiana tomentosiformis chromosome 12, ASM39032v3, whole genome shotgun sequence:
- the LOC138902200 gene encoding uncharacterized protein, with the protein MYFPDVEVSFVGEDITEAYNGWRMFFDGAASIKGVGIGVVLVSETGQHYSVSAKLRFLCTNYMAEYEACILGLNLDVDMNIKELLAIDKNFIDPIPIRIHNQPAYCVVMIRVPPNKLNSTSAPWPFVAWGINVIGPIEPAALNRHKFILVAMDYFKKWAEATSYKVVTYKVVADFVRDRIVCRFGVSESIITNNAANINSDLMKAM; encoded by the exons atgtattttcctgatGTAGAAGtatcatttgtaggagaagatatcaccgaagccTACAAcgggtggagaatgtttttcgatggagctgcaagcatcaaaggagtgggtattggagtcgttttggtgtcagaaacaGGTCAACATTATTCGGTATCTGCGAAACTCAGATTTTTGTGCACCAAttatatggcagaatatgaggcttgcatattggggctcaatttggaTGTTGACATGAATATAAAGGAATTACTAGCAATTG acaagaatttcatcgaccccattccgataaggattcataatcagccagcttactgCGTAGTTATGATACGGGTTCCGCCAAATAAACTCAATTCaacgagtgcaccttggccttttgtcGCTTGGGGAATAAACGTCATTGGACCAATTGAGCCAGCCGCTTTAAACAGGCACAAATTCATTTTAGTGGCCATGGACTACTTCAAAAAATGGGCCGAAGCTACATCCTACAAAGTTGTAACCTATAAAGTCGTCgcagattttgtcagagatcgtattgtttgtcgatttgggGTTTCAGAGTCCATAATCACCAACAATGCCGCCAATATCAAtagtgacctaatgaaagctatgtga
- the LOC138902201 gene encoding uncharacterized protein, which yields MVGEKVLLRVLPMKGVMRFGKKGKLSPRYVGPSEVLKRIREVAYKLALQPSLLGVHPVFHVSMLRKYVGDPSHLLDFNTVQLDGDLTYDVEPVAIMDRHVQKLRSKNIDSVKVQWRNQPVGEATWETEWEMRIRYPHLFETPGMILNMSKDEYLFKKGRI from the coding sequence atggtaggagagaaggtactactacgagttttgcctatgaagggtgttatgaggttcggtaagaagggcaagttgagtcctcggtaTGTTGGTCCTTCTGAAGTACTTAAAAGaattagagaggtggcttataaactTGCATTGCAGCCTAGTCTAttgggtgttcatccagtgtttcatgtatccatgctccgaaagtatgtcggagatccgtctcatcTTTTGGATTTCaatacggttcagttggatggtgatttgacttatgacgtggagccggtggccattatGGATCGGcatgttcaaaagttgaggtcaaagaacatagattCAGTAAAAGTGCAGTGGAGAAACCAGCCAGTTGGAGAAGCTACATGGGAGACTGAGTGGGAGATGCGGataagatatccacacctatttgagactccaggtatgattctaaacatGTCCAaggatgaatatttgtttaagaaggggagaatttAA